GACGATTGCCCGGTTTTGTCCGGGGAACATGGTGGCCGACACGCTCATGCACGCGCTCGCGCAGGTGGTTCCCCGCCAAGTGAGTGCGGGGGTTGGAAACTTGAACGTAGTTGCCTATAGCGGCCTGAAAAACGACCAGTACTGGGTCTACATGGACATCATGGAAGGCAGCTACGGCGGCAGGTACGAGAAGGACGGGATGGACGCTGTAGACACCTTGTATGCAAATACGAGGAACAATCCAATCGAGGACATCGAGTCCCATTACCCACTTCGCGTTATGCAGTACGAGTTGTTGAACGACGCTGCTGCAGCCGGGAAGTATCGCGGCGGTATCGGTACGGTTCGCGAAGTGATGTTTTTGGAGGACGGTGGATTCTCAGTTGAAGGCGACGGGTAGAAGTATGCACCGTGGGGATTCTCGGGTGGCAAGGATGGAACCCCGGGCAAACTCCTTCTACACACTGTCGATGGAGACGAGACTGCACTGCCATCCAAAATCCCGCACCATCGCGCAACAAAGGGTGACAAACTTCGTCTCGTTGGACCGTGTGGCGGGGGATATGGTGATGCGCTCGATCGCGATGCCGAGTTGGTACTCGCCGATGTGATTGATGGCTACGTGTCTGCAGACAGCGCGGAGAGAGATTATGGCGTTCGCATTGTGGACGGCCGCGTTGATTGGGCCGCAACAGAGCAAATCAGGGCGAAACGTAAGCAATAGGTGTCTAAAAAATTCTCTAAAAGGTAGGGGCTAGGATGAGCGTTGAATTTCGTCGTGAGCCAGATCCGGGATTATATAATCCCGATCTGGCACCCATTCCCCAAGAAAAACGCAACTGGACTTGGCTCAATTATTCGACCATTTGGATGGGAATGGTTCATAATATCGTGTCGTATGAACTCGCAGGCAGTTTAATCGGTTTGGGCATGAGTGCATGGCAGGCATTGGCCGTCGTCGTCGTGGCCAACGTGGTCCTCATTGCGGCGATCTGGCTCAACAGTGTCTGCGGAACAAAGTACGGACTACCGTTCCCAGTCCTCATTCGGGCGGCTTTCGGATACAAAGGCGCGCACGTACCCGTTTTAATTCGTGCATTTGTCGCAATTTTCTGGTTTTCCGTTCAGGCATATGCCGGCAGTAAGGCCGTCGGTGCGGTGATCGGTCTTGTCATTCCTGGATGGGTCTCGCTCGGCAACGTACATTTACTAGGCGCAGGGCTGAACGATCTGATTTCCTTTGCGATTTTCTGGGTCATCCATGCGTTTGTCATCATGCACGGTATGGAGCGTATCAAATATTTCGAGATGTGGGCAGGGCCGTTGGTCATCGTCTTGGGGCTCGGTCTTGTTGTCTGGGCCATCCATGCAGCACACGGACTGGGACCGATTTTCTCCATTCCCGCGACGTTGCCGCGAGATCACTTTTGGGGGACTTTCTTTCTCTCAGTAAGTGGGATGATTGGCGTTTTGGCAACATTGGTTTTAAACATCCCTGACTTAACAAGATTTGCTCGATCACAACGCGACCAAGTCATTGGTCAAGCCGTTGGGCTACCCATCATGATGACGTTCTTTGCTTTAATGAGCGTTGTCATCACGTCGGGGACGGTCATAGCGTTCGGCAAACCAATCGCCGACCCAGTTCAACTACTACTTCACTTCAAGAATCCGATTGTCATTTTCCTTGGAGCTTTCTCGCTTCTTATTGCCACAGTATCCGTGAACGTCGTGGCCAATGTCGTCTCGCCTGCCTATGACCTGACGAACCTCCTTCCCAAGAAGCTCAACTTTGTCAAATCGGGCATTATCTCCATTGTCATAGGTGTTCTGTTTGCTCCCTGGGCTTGGTTTAACAATTCGGATTCCATCCTCACTGTCATTGGTGCTATCGGGGGAACGCTCGGTCCAGTGGCGGGGATTATGATCGCCGACTTCTATCTCATTCGCAGACGGAACTATGACGTGGAGGGCCTATTTATCACAGAGGGTGAATATGCGTTTCGGAGCGGCTGGAATCCTCGGGCGTTTATTGCCATGGTCCTCGGCGTTGTTGTCGCGCTGATCGGGTTATTCGTCCCGAGTCTCCACGGCCTGTACGCCTACAACTGGTTCCTCGGTGTCGGTGTGGGGGCCATCGCGTACATGGCCCTGATGTACTCAGCTCGAACACCTGTTCATTCCTTCGCGGTCGTTCCGACGAGGAACTTGGAGTAGTCCGGACAACAAGAATAGGCCTAAAGGAGACTTTCTATCATGATCACAGCTTCACGTATCAAGGAACGGATCGAACTGCTAGGGAGCATTGGCGAGTCAAACGGCAACGGTGTTACGCGTTTGGCGCTATCCAAAGAAGATAAAGAGGCCCAGGCGCTCGTGCGGTCCTGGATGGAGCAAGCGGGAATGGAGGTACGTCTAGATGCCGCCGGCAATCTAGTTGGTCGCAAGGCCGGTCTCGATCCCGACGCCAAACCGGTGGTTATCGGTTCTCATATCGATTCGGTTGTCAATGGTGGAAAATATGACGGAACCATTGGTGTCATAGGCGGGATCGAAGTGGTGCAGCACCTTTTAGAAGAAAACATTGAAGCGATTCACCCCATAGAAGTCATGGTGTTCTGTGAAGAGGAGGGCTCGCGTTTCCAAAGTGGTCTGTTTGGCAGCCGAGCCGTGATTGGCGCGCTAGCCCCGGGCGATTTGGACCTCCGAGACAAACATGGGATATCGCGCCGAGAAGCGCTCATGGCGTTCGATCTCAATCCTGAAGAAATTCCCGATACGGTCACACGCAATCGAGGCGATGTGGAAGTGTATCTGGAGATGCACATCGAGCAAGGACCCGTGCTGGACACCAGAGGTCTGCCAGTGGGTATCGTCACAGCGATTGCCGGACCGACCTGGACGGAAATTGAAGTCGAAGGGAAAGCCGGGCATGCAGGTACAATTCCCATGGGGATGCGCAACGATGCTCTGCTGGGTGCGAGCGAGATCGCCATCGCTGTGGAAGAGATCTGCATGGAATACGTCGGTGCGCCCATCGTAGGAACCGTTGGGCGCATGGATGTGTTGCCAGGCGGCTCGAATATCGTTCCAGGGCGAGTGAAGATGTCAGTCGACCTGCGCGATGTAGACCGCGCGAGACGCAGCGAAGCGCTGGAGAAGTTACGCGTTCGTGCGCAACAAATTGCGGCGCGTCGTGGCCTTCGCGTTCAGTTATCCGAACGAATGACAGTGGATCCGGTCTTTTGCAACGACGAAGTGGTCAACGTCATGGTCGAGGAAAGCGAGAAAATGAACCTGGTGTGTCCACAGATGATCAGCGGTGCGGGGCATGACGCACAACTGATGGCCTCGATTGCGGACATCGGGATGATATTTGTTCGCTGCAAGGATGGGATCAGCCACAACCCACTTGAATTTGCCGAACCCCACGATATTGCGCTGGGCACGGAACTGTTGTCGCGTGTAGCCTTACGCTACGCGATGAAGCAAGTGACACAGCCGTCCATTTGAATCTTCCCTGGCTCACAAATTAAGATAAGTGGGCAACGTATTTCTTGTGATCCGAGTCGCGAGAGGGGATGGACGATATGGCAACAATGAAGGCTGTGCAGATTGTCGGACGCGGTGGGCCGTTTGAACTAGTGGAAGTGGACATTCCCGAACCAGGTGCCGAGCAGGTTCGGATTCGTGTTGAGGCTTGCGGCGTATGTCACGGCGAGGTCATGGCACTTGAGGGACATGCCCCGAACATGCAGTACCCGCGGATTCCTGGGCATGAAGTGATCGGCGTGATCGACAAGTTGGGATCGGACGTGTCGGGATGGAGCGTTGGGGATAGAGTGGGCGTTGGCTGGGCCGGCGGACACGGTCAAGTTACGGGCCTTACATATGATGGCGGTTATGCTGAGTATATGGTTGCTTACACGGACGGCTTGGCTCGTGTGCCAGAAGAAGTGTCGGCAGAAGAAGTCGCACCTTTGATGTGCGCGGGCAACACGACGTTTTCTGCGCTCCGCAACAGTCAGGCGCGTCCTGGGGACATTGTGGTCATCGGCGGGATTGGCGGCCTTGGCCACTTGGCGGTTCAGTATGCCAAGAAGGCCGGTTATCACGTTGTCGCTGTCTCTCGTGGGAAAGACAAAGAGCCGCTCGCGAAACAACTAGGGGCACACATCTACATCGACGCCGAGGCAGAGGATCCTGCGAAAGTCCTGCAATCCATGGGCGGAGCCAAGGTGGTCCTGGCAACAGCACCGAATGCCAAGTCCATCTCGCAGTTGTTCAACGGCCTGGCTCCTGGCGGGGAACTCATCGTCGTGGCAGGCTCTGGCGATCAGCTCGATCTCACACCCGCTCAGTTCCTAAACGGTCGCCGAACGTTCAAGGGATGGACGGCCGGACCGGCGAAGGAGTCAGAGGAGACCATCGCGTTTAGCGTATTGACGGACGTTCACCCGATGGTTGAGGTGTTCCCTCTGGAGCAAGCGACGGAGGCGTTTGAGCACATGATGTCTTCGAAAGTTCGTTTCCGCGCCGTCTTGACGATGAATAAGTAAGTGCGTCGCGGGCCTGCGGGTGTGTGAGGCTGAAGGGTATAAGAGACACAGTGGGCGGCCGTCGGGTAGTGAGTGAAGCTACCGCGATGGCCGCCCTTTATTATAGATGGCTCGTGCTCTACAAGTTCCGAATGAATTACTCTTCCAGCGTAATACCGCACCTAGGCCCTGGTGAATGAATCCGTCACGTTCCATGGCAAAGAACAGCCTGCTCACGTGAAAAGTGAGCGGTTGGGCGAGGCGTTGAATTACGTCAAGTAGAATGAGACCATGAAAACGTTATGACGGATCGGGACAAGGCACTCCGATGGAAGCGATACACAACATCGAGGAAATCAAGAAGACGCAAGAGAAAATCGCAGCTGCAACCGAGGAACAACGGAATGATGGTCATTTGGACGTAAATAGATGTTATAATTCGACCAGGAGCTGATTTTACGTGGATGAACGGTTGGACCGAATTGAACGGATGGTTGAGGACTTAATTCGTATTGTCGGTAATACCAACGCCATGGTTGCCGACGTAAAGCAGGAAGTATCCGACGTAAAGCAGGAAGTATCCGACATAAAGGCATCATTTAAGCGTATGGAAGGTGCAACTGCACTCGTTGAAAAACGTTTGGATTGGCAAAATGCTGAGATTGGCCAGCTACGCGAAAAGGTGGCAGTTAAATAACCATTATCGCCGTCCCCTGATGGGGACGGTTTTTTTGCAATATAAAGTAACGAGCACCACCCAAAGAGGATAAAGAAGGTGGACTCGAAGATGAAGTTTTACAGAGAACAACGATTGTTATCCGCTCCAGACACCCAAAACTGACGTTTACTACCTCCCACCTAAACCTTCCCCATCGCGTCGATTCCAGCTAGTATTGTAGAATGAATACTTCTGACAGAGGAAGTAAACGGGGGATATTTTGAATGGGACATGTTGAGGAAACACTTCTCACACCGGAAAAGGACAACCAATCCAGTTCTCCGCTTCCGAGAGAGGTTGTTTCTCGTGTTGTTTCTCGTGTTGTTGTCAAACAAAAGAGTGGGCAGGTTGAAGTACAGCTGATCCCTCCTTTCGTTCAGGAGGACAAAGACATAACTGGTCTAGCAATTGACGAACCAGAGTCTCGGGAATCGGTCTCGAATTCCGGCGACAATGAGTTGATTGAGCGGTACGTGAGCGATGTTCGGCTGATCCAACAAGCTTGTTCGGTACTTGAAACGGAAAACGTGGATGTGCGATTCGTCGCGCCACGTCACGCTTCTCCACATTCATACCAACCAATGAATGTCATGGTGATGGCATTGATTGATTGGTATGCCGAAGAGTATCCGGTT
This is a stretch of genomic DNA from Alicyclobacillus dauci. It encodes these proteins:
- a CDS encoding NCS1 family nucleobase:cation symporter-1, with the translated sequence MSVEFRREPDPGLYNPDLAPIPQEKRNWTWLNYSTIWMGMVHNIVSYELAGSLIGLGMSAWQALAVVVVANVVLIAAIWLNSVCGTKYGLPFPVLIRAAFGYKGAHVPVLIRAFVAIFWFSVQAYAGSKAVGAVIGLVIPGWVSLGNVHLLGAGLNDLISFAIFWVIHAFVIMHGMERIKYFEMWAGPLVIVLGLGLVVWAIHAAHGLGPIFSIPATLPRDHFWGTFFLSVSGMIGVLATLVLNIPDLTRFARSQRDQVIGQAVGLPIMMTFFALMSVVITSGTVIAFGKPIADPVQLLLHFKNPIVIFLGAFSLLIATVSVNVVANVVSPAYDLTNLLPKKLNFVKSGIISIVIGVLFAPWAWFNNSDSILTVIGAIGGTLGPVAGIMIADFYLIRRRNYDVEGLFITEGEYAFRSGWNPRAFIAMVLGVVVALIGLFVPSLHGLYAYNWFLGVGVGAIAYMALMYSARTPVHSFAVVPTRNLE
- a CDS encoding M20 family metallo-hydrolase, whose translation is MITASRIKERIELLGSIGESNGNGVTRLALSKEDKEAQALVRSWMEQAGMEVRLDAAGNLVGRKAGLDPDAKPVVIGSHIDSVVNGGKYDGTIGVIGGIEVVQHLLEENIEAIHPIEVMVFCEEEGSRFQSGLFGSRAVIGALAPGDLDLRDKHGISRREALMAFDLNPEEIPDTVTRNRGDVEVYLEMHIEQGPVLDTRGLPVGIVTAIAGPTWTEIEVEGKAGHAGTIPMGMRNDALLGASEIAIAVEEICMEYVGAPIVGTVGRMDVLPGGSNIVPGRVKMSVDLRDVDRARRSEALEKLRVRAQQIAARRGLRVQLSERMTVDPVFCNDEVVNVMVEESEKMNLVCPQMISGAGHDAQLMASIADIGMIFVRCKDGISHNPLEFAEPHDIALGTELLSRVALRYAMKQVTQPSI
- a CDS encoding zinc-binding dehydrogenase, yielding MATMKAVQIVGRGGPFELVEVDIPEPGAEQVRIRVEACGVCHGEVMALEGHAPNMQYPRIPGHEVIGVIDKLGSDVSGWSVGDRVGVGWAGGHGQVTGLTYDGGYAEYMVAYTDGLARVPEEVSAEEVAPLMCAGNTTFSALRNSQARPGDIVVIGGIGGLGHLAVQYAKKAGYHVVAVSRGKDKEPLAKQLGAHIYIDAEAEDPAKVLQSMGGAKVVLATAPNAKSISQLFNGLAPGGELIVVAGSGDQLDLTPAQFLNGRRTFKGWTAGPAKESEETIAFSVLTDVHPMVEVFPLEQATEAFEHMMSSKVRFRAVLTMNK